Part of the Sulfurovum xiamenensis genome, AAACCGTCGCACAGATGGTCGCTATAGGTTTCTTACTGATGCAGTGGCCAGGTGCTACCTTGCTTCTGTGGATAGCCGTTATTCTTACCCTCTACTCTGGCTATGAATATGTCAGAGACTTCTTCAAACATACTTCTACCCATTAAATTGATTAAAAATTAATCACATTCCCGTTTATTTTCTGTTAACGTCCATGTTACACTTACTTATCCAAATTAAAAAACAAGGAAAAAACATGAAATGGACAAAATTAAGTTTAGTAGCAGCCTTAGCTGTTAGTTCGGCAGTTGCAGGTGGAGACATTGCTCCAGTAGAACCGGTTGTTGAGGCACCAGTCGTTAAAGCTGCATCAGCTACAACTGTTGCTGGTAAATTAACAGGATACTATATTACTGATGATAGTGAGGACATTGGTGTTTATGATGAGGATATGTTCGGAGACCATGCACAATTAGCTTTTGGTGCGACACTGGATGTATCTCACTCATTTACTGATTGGTTGACAGCAAACTTCTCAGCTGTTGGATACATTAACACAATGAACGAAGATACATATGGATACTTCGAAAGTGGTGATAAAAGAGGTGCTTTCTTCCAAATCGCTAACTTAACAGCAACCTATGAAGATACTACATTGGTAGCAGGTCGCCAATTACTAGGGACACCAATGCTACAAGGATATGATTGGTTACTTGCACCGGGTGCATTTGAAGCATATACTGTAATGAACAGTTCTATTGAAAATGTAACTCTCGTTGGATCATATGTAACTAAACACAGAGCTAACAATAGTGGTGAATTTGGTGATTCTCTTGATGGCGACAACTGGACAATTGGTGCAGCCTATGATGACAAAACGATCAGCGGTAGCGTTTGGTACTATGATATAGAAGCAGGTCAGTATTCACAAGTATATGTAGATCTTGGTTATGACTTTGGTTCATTCAAAGTTGAAGGTCAATACGTAGATACAAGCTATGATACTGCTGGAGTTGAAGATGCAACAGCATTTGGTATTATGGCATCTACTTCAGTAGCAGGGTTTGACTTGAGCGCAGCATACAACCGCTTAACTGATAACGGTACAGGATATGTTGGATGGAACGGTCTTTATACTAACCAATGGAACCTTACTGTTGCTGACCAATGGGCAGGTGAAGATTTAGATGCATTTAAAGTGGCTGCTGCAACAACGATCATGGATATCGCTGCAGAAGTTTCGTATGCAGACTATGACAATGGAAGTGAATTTGACCTTATTCTTGGTTATGATTTCACAGATGCGATTGATGCAGGTATTGTCTACACTAATACAGAAGGAAATTATGACCCAACTTTAGTTGCCGATTCAACTGATGTAAATCAATTTGAACTGTACGTAAACTACAAGTTCTAATCCAACATTGTAATCTCCTAAAAACCCGTTTGAATACACCACTCTCTTCGGAGAGTGTTCGGGCTTTATCCCAAATGATCTTCTCACAAATAACAGTACATACCTATCACTAAAACCTTTTAATAAATGTATATAGTTTGTCTTTTGCATTTTGTAAAGCAAGTATACTTTCATCAGTAATTTTTTCATCTACCACTATAGGAACATTTAATACACCACTTATAGATTCAATAAGCCCTTTTGTATCCTCTATCTCTACCAATGACTTCTCATGATACATTGCACCTTTTTCTTTCTCCCCTTCAAAATAAAGAATACGTTGCAGTTTTCCTTTTTGTTCGTTCAAAAGAATCTGATAGGCTTTCAAGGTACCTATGATATCTTGTACATGTGTATCTATCGTCTCCATCTTCTCTTTACAATCATCTTTTTGCACAGCATAAAGTTCTGCTTCAACAAATTGTTTGACAGCCAAATGAAGATTGCTTCTAGCTTTCAAACTCATCCGTATTTTATAGATAAAAATCATGGGCAATAATACTATCAATCCCAATACACCTGTACCAATGGCAACATCTTCCTGCACCCCGATAATAGTACTAAACCATGCTAAGACACTTTCTATCTGATTTTCTGGAGGTACTTTCCTGACATCAAGTATCATCTCTAACTTTTCAGTGGCTATATAAACCATTCCTACAGCCGTAGTTATTCCTCCGAGTAATGCATAAAAAAGTCCTGTGATCCTGCCACTTGAAATATCTTTAAGTCTAAAAGGCTTCCATTCTTCTTGAGTACTAAATACAACTACGGGCTTTTCTTCTTCCTCACATAGGTCCTGATACTTTAATTGCTTTAGCAAAGACACACTCGCGTCAAAACCACCTTGCTGCAGTGCTGATCTAGCCTCCTCATATGCTTTCAGATTAGATTCATACATACGTCTACAAGCATCTATACGTTTGGATGTATTATCCACTATATTTTTTGCTTTCTTGATAAGACTTTTTGCCTTACTGTACTTTGTTGTTTTTCCCGAGAAGGGACTAGGCTCAATAGGTGCTTCTACAGACTCTTTTTCTACTATCATTCCCTCCCTGACTTCTAAGGCTTCATCTTCATCGTTTGGTATCATATTTTCTTCTACATTTTTCTGTTCGCTCATCTTTTTATCCTTCTCATTTATTTTAACAAAAATTTTTCATTATAGTTTTAATCTATATCAACTTTTTACAACACTTGGATATAATTCATAATATTTGAACAGAGGAATTTTATGGGCATTATAATTGCACTTTTGGTCTTGTCGGTACTGATCTTTTTTCATGAACTTGGGCACTTTACAGCCGCACGTTTTTTTGGTGTACAGGTGGATGTCTTTAGCATAGGTTTTGGTAAAAAACTCTACTCCAAGATGATAGGGAAAACGGAGTGGAGTCTCTCAGCCATACCTCTAGGCGGATATGTCAAAATGAAAGGACAGGATGACACTGATCCTACTGCGGTCTCTTATGATGAAGATTCGTACAATGTAAAAAAACCATGGCAGCGTATCATCATATTATTGGCTGGACCTTTTGCCAATTTCCTGCTGGCTTTTCTACTTTACTTTGCAATAGCGAACATTGGTGTCCCAAAACTCTTACCATATGTCGGTGAAATAGGAAAAGATACGCCTGCATTCAAGGCGGGGTTAACCAAGGATGACAAGATCATTCAGGTCAATGCTCACAATATCCAGTACTGGGAAGAGATCGGGGAGAACATTAACGGTGATAAAGGTGACATTACCCTCATCGTAGAACGTAAAGAACAGCTCATTACACTGCAACTCATACCAAAGGTCATAGAGGACAAAAACATCTTTGGAGAAAAGATCACCAGACGTATCATCGGAATCAGTCCATCGGGACAACAAACGACGGTCTACTTCGGATTGATAGATGGATTGGTGTATGCATGGGATGAAACAAAAAAAGCTTCTTTGCTCATCGTAGAGAGTGTAGAAAAACTGATCACCGGAGTGGTCGGTACAGATAAACTCGGAGGTATCATCACTATCGTGGATGTCACTGCCCAAGCGAGTAATGCAGGTATACTGGCTCTTTTCTTCTTTACCGCGCTCATTTCGGTCAATCTTGGAGTACTGAACCTGCTTCCTATACCTGCACTGGACGGTGGGCATATTATGTTTAACCTCTACGAGATGTTAACGGGTAGAACTGCCAGTGAGCAAGTGATGTATATCATCACATTGGTAGGTTGGGCTATACTCATCTCTCTTATGATGTTAGGATTGTATAATGATATCAATAGACTTTGGGGATAAAAACCAAAACGGTCTAAGTGGTAGCATAGCCGTGCAGGCAATTCATTAGAAAAGGATAAGAAATATGATACTGGATAAAGAGCATTTAAGAGCAAATCTGGATGAAGTGATATGGAACATAGAACAAGCACGTATCGCAGTAAGTGAACACCACATTGTAAAACTTGTCACCGTGGCCAAATACACTGAACTGGAGAATATTGCTACACTCTATGAACTGGGACAGAGGGCCTTTGGTGAAAATCAGGTACAACAGCTCAAAGAGCGTATGCATGCTCTCGAGGAGCTTCCGCTTGAGTGGCATATGATAGGTTCGCTCCAAAAAAACAAGATCAATAATCTCATAGATCTACGTCCTACCCTTATGCAATCACTTGACAGTATAGAATTGGCAACAGAACTGAACAAAAAGCTCTTGGCAAAAGAGACAAAAATGCACTGTCTACTTCAGATCAATGCAGCCAATGAAACAACGAAATCCGGTGTAACTCCTGAAAGAGCTGTGGATATCTACCAAACGATCAAAGAGACCTGTCCTCAGATCAATCTCAAAGGCGTGATGACCATCGGTGCACACAGTGATGATACAAAACTGATACAACAAAGTTTTGAAAGCACATACAGTATCTATGAGAAACTAAAAAAAGAGGGGGCGACTGTCTGCTCTATGGGTATGAGTGGTGATTATGAATTGGCTATAAAATGTGGGTCAAATTTGGTAAGGATCGGTTCAGCATTATTTAAATAAGCTGTGACAGGTTGGAGTCTATCAAACCTGTAACCCCTTAGGCAACAGCTTCTCTACAGTGACTGCACACGCCGTAAAGATTGATCTGTTGTTTACTTATGGTAAAGTTCTCTTGCTTTGTGATAGAAGTAAAGAGTTCATCTGCAACCGTGTGTTGCGGTTTGTCTTCCACCTCTCCGCATTCTGTACAGACAAGATGTATATGATCTTCCTTTAAAAGTTCATATTTTGACTTTTTACCTGTGATAGGCACTTCTACAAGTACACCCTTCTCTACCATTAAAATAATATTTTTATAAACTGTTGCAAGTGAAAGAGATGGATGTGTTTTAATGACTTCTGCATAGATAGTATCAATAGAGATATGGCCATATGCTTCTATCTTTTCCAATATATTCATACGTTGAAATGTAGCTTTTAATCCGCTGCTTTTAAGTAGCATTGCATAATCTGTCATAATTTTCCTTTCAATGCATATATCAATGTACCGCTATACACTGATATATACATTCCCATCTTTAATGATGGGAACATATACACGATTATAGGTCGTTTTCGTGTTTTGCAAGATATTCAGCAACACCTGCAGTGTCTGCTTTCATACCTTCGTCACCTTTTTGCCAACCAGCAGGACAAACTTCACCATGCTCATTAGTAAAGAGCATTGTATCTACCATTCTGATCATTTCATCGATGTTTCTTCCAAGTGGAAGGTCATTGATGACGGCATGTCTAACAGTACCATCAGCATCAATAAGGAAAGAACCTCTAAGTGCTACTGCATCATCAAGAAGTACATCATAATCTCTAGCAATTTGCTTATTAAGGTCTGCTACTAGTGGCATATCAACTCTACCGATACCACCTTCAGCTACTGGAGTTTCTCTCCAAGCGAAGTGTGAGAATTGTGAATCTATAGAACATCCGATTACATTGATACCTCTTTCTCTGAACTCTTTAGCTCTGTGAGAAAATGCAATGATCTCTGATGGACATACAAAAGTAAAGTCTAATGGGTAGAAGAAAAGTACTGCACCTTTTTCACCTAGGTTTTCCATAAGATTGAAGTTGTCTACGATTGAACCGTCTGCAAGTACGGCTGTTGCTGTAAAGTCTGGAGCTTTTTTTGTTACTAACATGTTTTTCCTTATTGATAATTTTTATTAACAAGGAAATATTATCACAATATCTTTAAAAGGAAATTAAATTAAAAAGGAAGCAATCCAAATTTTTTAATAAACGCCTCATCTATATCAATAAGCCCTTTTTCCTGAAGCCTATCAAGTACCTCCTTTGTACAGAAAGTATCTCCGGGCCATTCTCTTTCATAGCCGTCTACTTCACTTTTATTCGTTCCATCGATCGCTATGAATGGTTTAAGTATGATATCACGACCTGCGTCTATATTGTTCACTACACGCCAGATGAGCATATAGGCATCATCCAGATCATTATTTGCATGGTCCACGATCACAAGCAGTTTGATATGCTTCTCAAATCCCTTGAGTTTGTGAATCAGCTCAAGTTGAGACTCTTGCTTATCCACACTGATCACACAGATCGGTGTTTTGGTCTCTGTCATGTATTGTTTCAGCCCTACTACACTGCTGCTGATCTCTTGTATCTTCTCAAGTAGCACTTCATCTGAAAGTAAGGTTTCTACACCGTTTTCTACTTCATCTCCTGTTGCATCCACACCCAGTTTACCACCGACGAACTGTTCAGAGGAGGAATGGTCAAGATGGTCCACGATACCTTGTGTAATGAGTACTTTACACTTATCGAGTCGATTGAGTATATGTACTGCCAGTGCTTTACTCTCTTCAAGTTCAGGTGCATCTTCTCCTACAAAAATAGCATGTTTTACAAAACTCATCTGGCCCACACCCCAGAAAGCATGCATGATTTGTTGTGCATGCCCTTTATAAAGTGTTTTTATCTTTGCCAGTATGAGGTTGTGAAACACGCCGTTTTCAGGCATGTTATAATCTATAAGATCCGGTGCCATAGGTTTAAGCATCGGTAAAAAAATGCGTTCAGTAGCCCATCCCATATACTTATCTTCCAACGGCGGTTTTCCTACCACTGTTGCCTGAAATACCGGATGTTTTTTCATCGTGATAGTCTCTACATCCATCACAGGGAAAGGCTCTTTCAGTGTATAATAACCTGTATGGTCACCAAAAGGTCCTTCAATCTCCATCACTTCAGGATCCACGAAACCTTCTATGACCACATCCACATCACGAGGGATATAAATATCATTAGTGATCGACTTCACCAATTGCGCATTTTTATTACGTACAAAACCATAGAGCAACAATTCAAACATACCATGAGGCATGGGTGCCTGTCCGCACCAGATATAAAGAGGGTCACCGCCTATAGCGACGGTTACAGGCATTTTTTTACCGGCCTTTTGATACTGGTCAAAGAAGTGAGAGGCATCTTTGTGTATCTGCCAGTGCATCCCCAGTCTCTTTTTATCATACTGCTGCAGTCTGTACATCCCGAGGTTTTGCATCTCGCCGTCAAGACTTTTTGTATAGACCTGTCCCATCGTAATAAAGGGTCCACCGTCCTCTTCCCAAGTCTTCAGTATAGGTAACCTGTCCAGATCCACCTCCTCTTTAGGAATGATGATCTCTTGACACTCTCCTTTGAACTTTAAACGTTTAGGAAATACATTTTTAAGTGAAAAGAGTTTAGGCAGCATTGCCAGCTTTGCTTTCAATCCTTTGGGTGGTTTGAGCTTAAGCAGTTCATCGATCCCCTCTGCAACAGTATCAGGATGTTTGCCGAAGATCTTTTCAGTCAGATCTTTGTTGGCAAAGATATTCATCAGTACAGGCATCTCATACGTTATGCCTTTGGCCTTGTTCACAGGATTGGTAAAAAGGATAGGACGAGAGTTATCTGTTTTTACCTCGACATAGGCAACATGAGGGATTTCAAGCTCCACATCAAGCGGTTCGTCTATGATCTTTAAGTTTCCGTTATCTTTAAGCCATTGTACTACGTCTTGCATTTAGTATTCTCTTTTTTTCTAAAACATTCGATCTATTAAGTATGTCCTACTTATAGTCTTTCTGGCATTTCATCTTTAAATGCTATTGCTTCTGCTTTTTCTAGTACCTCCAAAGCACCATCAGCGATCATCTCTTCAGCCAACTCTTGGCCTAACGTATCGCACGTACTTACCTTTGAGGTCAATGCTTTATGCATAATGTTTGTACCGTCTGGATATCCAAGCATCGCTTTAACGGTAATATCATCACCTGTAATGATAGCATTCACAGCTACGGGGGCAGAGCACCCTGCTCCTATTTTTGAGACAAAATCACGTTCTAGCTTTGTACAGAGATAAGAGTTCTCATCATTCAATGTCATGGCAATTTCACGGACCCTGTCATTATCACTCACGATTTCGATGCCCAGTGCAGCCTGCCCCATTGGCGGTATAAAGAAATCCAGCTTTTCAACAAAAGGAATATCCTTCAACAGATCAAGCCTATGCAGTCCTATATAGGCAAGTATGATTGCATCATACTGCCCCTCTTTAAGCTTTCTGAGTCTTGTATTCACATTTCCTCTAAGTTCTTTGACCACTAGATCCGGACGTTTTTCAAGCAGCTGCATACGTCTTCTTAGACTTGTGGTTCCTACCACTGCACCCTGAGGAAGTTCATCCAGACTTTGATACGTATGCGAGAGCAGAACATCACTCTGATCTTGACGTTCTGTAATGGCACACAGTTCCAACCCTTCTGGAATATAGGTAGGGACATCTTTGAGCGAGTGCACTGCAAGATGCGCATTCCCTTCAATCATCTCATCTTCCAGCTCTTTGGTAAAGTGCCCTTTCCCTCCTATAAGTGCAAGAGGTTTGTCCAATATCTTGTCCCCTTTAGAGGTGATCTTATTCAGTTCTACTGTGATCTCAGGAAAAGATGTTTCGATTCTCTCTTTAACGTGATATGCCTGCCAAAGGGCAAGATCACTTGCTCTTGTCGCGATAATTAATTTTTCCACTGTTACCCTTGTCTATTTCTGCATAAGGTAAAGCCTCATGCATATTCCCACTCTATTACTTTATGAGTTTTTTATACCCATCACGCATTTTGTCCCACTCACCATCTATATAGATCGTAGGTGTACCTGTGACCATCAGTTTACTAGAAGCCATTTCATCTGCCTGCATAGCTGCTTTCACCTCTTTTGCATCTACCTGTGCTGCTGTTACACTATAACCGGTATGGCTTTTCACTGCAGCAAGTATCTTCGACATGTCTGTCTCTCTTGGGTCGATCTTCAATGAATAGATCTTTTCAACCACATCTGTTTTACCTTCATGTTGTGCCACATGCATCACACGTGTCAGTACATCTGAAACAGGATGTATACGAAGTAACGGCAGGTGATAATAATAGACTGCAATCTTTGCAGGGTTCTCTTTAGATACTTTGAAGATAGCCGGTACTACTTCTTGACAGAATGGACATTGCGGATCAGAGAAGATCAGTATCTTATGCTCTGCATCTTTCTTACCAAACAGCAAATGCGCATCATCATAATAGCTCTGAGGGACACTAGGTTTGATCTCATCTCTATAGTCATTTCCGGTTTTTAGATTCACTAAATGTCCTGTAACAAGTCCATCTTTTACAAACATCATTTCGGGTGCATGGATCTCTTTTTTCTGATACTCCAGATCCATGGTCGTCAAAAGAATCGTCCATCCCGGTAATCTTTCATCCGTTTTAGACTCAAGCACGGTGACACCTTTGACTTTTACCTGCGGGTTTTTAACCACAGATCTCTTCACATATTTAACTAATTGTTTATTATCAGGCTGTGCATTTGCACTAAGAGTCACGCTTGCTAGAACTGTGCTCATCAATAATTTCGACATCAATGACATTATCATCTCCTTGTTTTGTAAAGTGTGTTGTTCCTTCGGGAGTTATTTTAGCAATAAATTGTAAATAAAGTGAGTAAAAAAATGCAATGACACCCAAAAGGTCACTAAATACTCCCGGAATAATGAGTAGTATCGCAGCAATAAAATAAGACATACTTGCATTTTGAAATCTTCTAAGGTCAAGTTTTCCCTGTCTCATTGACTGCATATTGCCCATCATCGTTTGTGATGACTTCTGTAAAAGCATCATGCCCAGAGCAAAACTCAGTACGATCCATACCACTGACCAAAAGAAACCTATGGTCTCCCCTGTCTTGAGCGAAAGGTAAAGTTCGATAAGAGCAAAAGGGATGATCAAAAATATCATATTAAAATCTTTCAGCCAGAAGTTCAGCGATGGTATCTACAGATACTTCTTCTTTCAACATACCGTCTCTGGTCATAAACTCTACGATACCCTCTGCCAGTTTCTTCCCTATGACCACTGCATGAGGTACACCGATAAGCTCATAGTCTTTTATTTTAGCACCAAATCTGTCTTTTCTGTCATCAAGCAGCACATCCACACCTTTGGCCAGCATCGCTTCATAGAGTTGTTCACCTAAAGTGACCTGTGTATCATCTTTGATGTTGGAGACGATGATCTGAAGATCGAACGGTGCAGACTCTTTTGTCCAGATACACCCCTTATCATCATGGTTCTGTTCGATGATGGCTGCAAGCAAACGGCTCACACCGATACCATAGGTTCCCATGACCATAGGCTGGGACTTCCCGTTCTCATCCAGGAAGTTTGCCGCTAATGGTTCAGAGTACCGTGTGCCCAATTGGAAAATGTGTCCGGCTTCTATACCCTTGGTATAACGCAATGAACCACCGCAAGAGGCACAAGTATCACCCTCTTGAACCGCCGAGATATCTGCGTAGGTTTTCTCTGTTGCACTAAGATCATCCATCCCTTCCAATGCACTGTCTACAACCAGTGTCTCTATCCCTGCTTCTTCTTCATATTCTACAAGGTCATTGGCATTGACCGCATTACATGCTTTCACATCCTGAAGTTCGACGGATGCAGGTAAAGCAAAATGCACGACTTTACTGACACCTTC contains:
- the rseP gene encoding RIP metalloprotease RseP; translated protein: MGIIIALLVLSVLIFFHELGHFTAARFFGVQVDVFSIGFGKKLYSKMIGKTEWSLSAIPLGGYVKMKGQDDTDPTAVSYDEDSYNVKKPWQRIIILLAGPFANFLLAFLLYFAIANIGVPKLLPYVGEIGKDTPAFKAGLTKDDKIIQVNAHNIQYWEEIGENINGDKGDITLIVERKEQLITLQLIPKVIEDKNIFGEKITRRIIGISPSGQQTTVYFGLIDGLVYAWDETKKASLLIVESVEKLITGVVGTDKLGGIITIVDVTAQASNAGILALFFFTALISVNLGVLNLLPIPALDGGHIMFNLYEMLTGRTASEQVMYIITLVGWAILISLMMLGLYNDINRLWG
- a CDS encoding DsbA family protein, which codes for MSLMSKLLMSTVLASVTLSANAQPDNKQLVKYVKRSVVKNPQVKVKGVTVLESKTDERLPGWTILLTTMDLEYQKKEIHAPEMMFVKDGLVTGHLVNLKTGNDYRDEIKPSVPQSYYDDAHLLFGKKDAEHKILIFSDPQCPFCQEVVPAIFKVSKENPAKIAVYYYHLPLLRIHPVSDVLTRVMHVAQHEGKTDVVEKIYSLKIDPRETDMSKILAAVKSHTGYSVTAAQVDAKEVKAAMQADEMASSKLMVTGTPTIYIDGEWDKMRDGYKKLIK
- the hemC gene encoding hydroxymethylbilane synthase, with product MEKLIIATRASDLALWQAYHVKERIETSFPEITVELNKITSKGDKILDKPLALIGGKGHFTKELEDEMIEGNAHLAVHSLKDVPTYIPEGLELCAITERQDQSDVLLSHTYQSLDELPQGAVVGTTSLRRRMQLLEKRPDLVVKELRGNVNTRLRKLKEGQYDAIILAYIGLHRLDLLKDIPFVEKLDFFIPPMGQAALGIEIVSDNDRVREIAMTLNDENSYLCTKLERDFVSKIGAGCSAPVAVNAIITGDDITVKAMLGYPDGTNIMHKALTSKVSTCDTLGQELAEEMIADGALEVLEKAEAIAFKDEMPERL
- a CDS encoding OprD family outer membrane porin; its protein translation is MKWTKLSLVAALAVSSAVAGGDIAPVEPVVEAPVVKAASATTVAGKLTGYYITDDSEDIGVYDEDMFGDHAQLAFGATLDVSHSFTDWLTANFSAVGYINTMNEDTYGYFESGDKRGAFFQIANLTATYEDTTLVAGRQLLGTPMLQGYDWLLAPGAFEAYTVMNSSIENVTLVGSYVTKHRANNSGEFGDSLDGDNWTIGAAYDDKTISGSVWYYDIEAGQYSQVYVDLGYDFGSFKVEGQYVDTSYDTAGVEDATAFGIMASTSVAGFDLSAAYNRLTDNGTGYVGWNGLYTNQWNLTVADQWAGEDLDAFKVAAATTIMDIAAEVSYADYDNGSEFDLILGYDFTDAIDAGIVYTNTEGNYDPTLVADSTDVNQFELYVNYKF
- a CDS encoding YggS family pyridoxal phosphate-dependent enzyme; the encoded protein is MILDKEHLRANLDEVIWNIEQARIAVSEHHIVKLVTVAKYTELENIATLYELGQRAFGENQVQQLKERMHALEELPLEWHMIGSLQKNKINNLIDLRPTLMQSLDSIELATELNKKLLAKETKMHCLLQINAANETTKSGVTPERAVDIYQTIKETCPQINLKGVMTIGAHSDDTKLIQQSFESTYSIYEKLKKEGATVCSMGMSGDYELAIKCGSNLVRIGSALFK
- a CDS encoding peroxiredoxin, translated to MLVTKKAPDFTATAVLADGSIVDNFNLMENLGEKGAVLFFYPLDFTFVCPSEIIAFSHRAKEFRERGINVIGCSIDSQFSHFAWRETPVAEGGIGRVDMPLVADLNKQIARDYDVLLDDAVALRGSFLIDADGTVRHAVINDLPLGRNIDEMIRMVDTMLFTNEHGEVCPAGWQKGDEGMKADTAGVAEYLAKHENDL
- a CDS encoding FxsA family protein; this translates as MIFLIIPFALIELYLSLKTGETIGFFWSVVWIVLSFALGMMLLQKSSQTMMGNMQSMRQGKLDLRRFQNASMSYFIAAILLIIPGVFSDLLGVIAFFYSLYLQFIAKITPEGTTHFTKQGDDNVIDVEIIDEHSSSKRDS
- a CDS encoding menaquinone biosynthesis decarboxylase, which translates into the protein MQDVVQWLKDNGNLKIIDEPLDVELEIPHVAYVEVKTDNSRPILFTNPVNKAKGITYEMPVLMNIFANKDLTEKIFGKHPDTVAEGIDELLKLKPPKGLKAKLAMLPKLFSLKNVFPKRLKFKGECQEIIIPKEEVDLDRLPILKTWEEDGGPFITMGQVYTKSLDGEMQNLGMYRLQQYDKKRLGMHWQIHKDASHFFDQYQKAGKKMPVTVAIGGDPLYIWCGQAPMPHGMFELLLYGFVRNKNAQLVKSITNDIYIPRDVDVVIEGFVDPEVMEIEGPFGDHTGYYTLKEPFPVMDVETITMKKHPVFQATVVGKPPLEDKYMGWATERIFLPMLKPMAPDLIDYNMPENGVFHNLILAKIKTLYKGHAQQIMHAFWGVGQMSFVKHAIFVGEDAPELEESKALAVHILNRLDKCKVLITQGIVDHLDHSSSEQFVGGKLGVDATGDEVENGVETLLSDEVLLEKIQEISSSVVGLKQYMTETKTPICVISVDKQESQLELIHKLKGFEKHIKLLVIVDHANNDLDDAYMLIWRVVNNIDAGRDIILKPFIAIDGTNKSEVDGYEREWPGDTFCTKEVLDRLQEKGLIDIDEAFIKKFGLLPF
- a CDS encoding Fur family transcriptional regulator produces the protein MTDYAMLLKSSGLKATFQRMNILEKIEAYGHISIDTIYAEVIKTHPSLSLATVYKNIILMVEKGVLVEVPITGKKSKYELLKEDHIHLVCTECGEVEDKPQHTVADELFTSITKQENFTISKQQINLYGVCSHCREAVA